GGCGATTTCTTCCGGGGTGCCGGTCAGGGCGATGATCGAAGGGTCGAAGGCCTTGGTGTAGGCGTCGAGCACTTCAGGGGTGTCGCGTTCCGGGTCGAGGGTGATGAACACCGGCTGGAACAGGTCGCGGTCACGGCCCCGGAGGATCTTGCGGATCTGCGCCACACGCGCCAGCGCAGTCGGGCAGACCGCCGGGCACTGGGTGAAGCCGAAGAAGATCATCGGCATCGAGCCGTAGAAGCTCGACAGGGTGCGCTCGTTGCCTTGCGGGTCCTTGAGCTTGAACTTGCGCCCGAGGATTTCGTTGCTCATGTTCTTGCCGTACTTGAAGTCCAGGCCGCGGGCCGGGCTGCAGCCCGCCAGCAAACCAAGCCCCAGTACGCCCATCCCGGCGACTACCGCGCGCCGGGTCAACAGATCAGTCATGGAACCATCCTTTACAGGGAAGGTGCCGGCCCTTGGGGTGGGCCGAGCGAAAACCGGCGCATTCTGGCATGACACCCCCTGGGCATCTACCCGACCTAGGGGGAATCGGGCTGCAGCCCTTTGAATACGGGGCGCGACCGGTTGTCGCAGGGATTGAATCCGTAACAGTTTGTTGCTAGGAGTCAATGAAATTCGCCGGCAAGCCGGCTCCTACAAGTACAGCGCGGTCCACT
This genomic stretch from Pseudomonas entomophila L48 harbors:
- a CDS encoding SCO family protein — protein: MTDLLTRRAVVAGMGVLGLGLLAGCSPARGLDFKYGKNMSNEILGRKFKLKDPQGNERTLSSFYGSMPMIFFGFTQCPAVCPTALARVAQIRKILRGRDRDLFQPVFITLDPERDTPEVLDAYTKAFDPSIIALTGTPEEIAEVAKEFRVFYEKVPAGDTYTISHSSTSYVYDTRGTLRLSLGHSLNAQECAEDLVTLMEIC